A genomic window from Salvelinus namaycush isolate Seneca chromosome 21, SaNama_1.0, whole genome shotgun sequence includes:
- the plscr3a gene encoding phospholipid scramblase 1 has product MENNFRATGVPPGLEYLTQLDQILIHQKVELLEAITSFETKNRYVIKNSLGQEIYTAKEDSDCCTRNCCGPNRMFEMKIKDHSGQEVMHLVKPFRCTSCFWPCCLQEMEVQSPPSTTIGYVVQNWHPFKPKLSILGAAKETLLTIEGPFCACSCCGDVDFEVMGKDSDQPIGRISKQWSGLIKEAFTDSDNFGIQFPMDLDVKMKAVLMGACILIDFMFFESSGDGDQRCSVFG; this is encoded by the exons ATGGAAAATAACTTTCGAGCAACAGGAGTGCCCCCTGGCCTAGAGTACCTAACACAG CTCGATCAAATCTTGATCCATCAGAAAGTGGAACTGCTGGAGG CCATCACTTCCTTTGAGACTAAAAACCGGTATGTAATCAAGAACAGTTTGGGACAGGAAATCTACACGGCCAAGGAGGATAGTGACTGCTGCACCCGGAACTGCTGCGGTCCCAACCGCATGTTTGAGATGAAGATCAAAGACCACAGTGGCCAGGAGGTCATGCACCTGGTCAAGCCCTTCCGCTGCACCTCCTGCTTCTGGCCCTGCTGCCTGCAAGAG ATGGAGGTCCAATCCCCTCCTAGCACCACCATAGGTTATGTGGTTCAGAACTGGCATCCCTTCAAGCCAAAACTGTCCATCCTAGGAGCTGCCAAAGAGACTCTCCTGACGATTGAAGGTCCTTTCTGTGCCTGTAGCTGCTGTGGAGATGTTGATTTTGAG GTGATGGGCAAGGACAGCGACCAGCCCATTGGGAGAATAAGTAAGCAGTGGAGTGGGCTGATAAAGGAGGCCTTCACTGACTCAGACAACTTTGGGATCCAGTTCCCCATGGACCTGGATGTCAAGATGAAGGCTGTGCTGATGGGGGCCTGCATCCTTATT GATTTCATGTTCTTTGAAAGCAGTGGTGACGGTGATCAACGGTGTTCTGTATTTGGATGA